In the genome of Sander vitreus isolate 19-12246 chromosome 13, sanVit1, whole genome shotgun sequence, one region contains:
- the ruvbl2 gene encoding ruvB-like 2 encodes MATTKVPEVRDITRIERIGAHSHIRGLGLDDALEPRQVSQGMVGQLASRRAAGIILEMIKDGHIAGRAVLIAGQPGTGKTAIAMGIAQSLGPDTPFTALAGSEIFSLEMSKTEALSQAFRKAIGVRIKEETEIIEGEVVEIQIDRPATGTGAKVGKLTLKTTEMETIYDLGNKMIDSLSKEKVQAGDVITIDKATGKISKLGRSFTRARDYDAMGAQTQFVQCPEGELQKRKEVVHTVSLHEIDVINSRTQGFLALFSGDTGEIKSEVREQINAKVCEWREEGKAEIIPGVLFIDEVHMLDMECFSFLNRALESDLSPVLIMATNRGITRIRGTNYQSPHGIPIDLLDRLLIIATSPYSEKETRQILKIRCEEEDVDLSEEAHTVLTRIGMETSLRYAIQLISTAGLVCRKRKGTEVQVEDIKRVYSLFLDEARSSQYMKEYQDSFLFNETQTGSMDTS; translated from the exons ATGGCGACTACAAAGGTTCCAGAGGTTCGTGACATCACGCGGATCGAGAGAATCG GAGCACACTCTCACATTCGTGGCCTTGGTTTGGATGATGCTTTGGAGCCAAGACAG GTGTCTCAGGGGATGGTTGGCCAGCTGGCCTCCCGTCGAGCAGCAGGGATCATTCTGGAGATGATCAAAGATGGCCACATAGCTGGCAGAGCAGTACTGATAGCTGGCCAACCTGGCACAGGAAAGACAGCCATCGCCATGG GCATTGCCCAGTCTCTTGGCCCTGATACACCCTTCACAGCGCTGGCCGGCAGTGAGATCTTCTCCCTAGAGATGAGCAAGACCGAGGCACTCAGCCAGGCTTTTAGAAAAGCCATCGGAGTGAGGATCAA agaagagacagagattATTGAAGGAGAGGTGGTGGAGATCCAGATTGATAGACCAGCCACTGGAACG GGTGCCAAGGTGGGCAAGCTGACTCTAAAGACTACTGAGATGGAGACAATATACGACTTGGGCAACAAGATGATCGACAGTCTCAGTAAAGAGAAGGTTCAAGCAGG AGATGTTATTACCATTGACAAAGCCACTGGAAAGATCAGCAAGTTGGGCCGCTCCTTCACCAGAGCCAGAGACTATGATGCCATGGGAGCTCAG ACACAGTTTGTACAGTGTccagagggagagctgcagaagaggaaagaggtgGTCCACACAGTGTCCCTCCATGAGATCGACGTCATCAACAGCCGCACACAAGGCTTCCTGGCTCTCTTCTCCGGAGACACGGGGGAGATCAAGTCTGAAGTCCGCGAGCAGATTAATGCAAAAGTGTGTGAGTGGAGGGAAGAGGGCAAGGCGGAGATCATTCCTGGG GTGTTATTTATTGACGAGGTCCATATGCTGGACATGGAGTGTTTTTCCTTCCTGAACCGTGCCCTGGAGAGTGACTTGTCCCCAGTTCTCATTATGGCCACCAACAGAGGCATCACTCG TATCCGCGGCACCAACTATCAGAGCCCTCATGGCATCCCCATCGACCTGCTGGATCGCCTGCTCATCATCGCCACCTCCCCTTACAGCGAAAAAGAGACGAGGCAGATCCTCAAGATCCG GTGTGAGGAGGAAGACGTGGATCTGAGCGAGGAGGCCCACACTGTCCTGACTCGCATCGGCATGGAGACGTCACTTCGCTACGCCATCCAGCTGATCAGCACTGCTGGACTGGTGTGTCGCAAACGCAAG GGGACAGAAGTCCAGGTGGAGGACATCAAAAGGGTTTACTCTCTGTTCCTGGATGAGGCCAGATCCTCTCAGTACATGAAGGAGTATCAGGATTCCTTCCTCTTCAATGAAACAC AAACGGGTTCAATGGACACCTCATAA